Proteins found in one Mucilaginibacter gracilis genomic segment:
- the hisG gene encoding ATP phosphoribosyltransferase has protein sequence MKTLKIAIQKSGRLNEKSVELLKNCGLNFENYKSSLISPVSNFPLEILFLRDDDIPEYVQDGIADLGIVGENMIEETEVDVNYLQRLGFGKCTLKIAIPNSSDIQQLSDFNGKSIATSYPAILKKYLAKNDIKADVRMISGSVEISPGLGLSDAIFDIVSTGGTLKSNGLKPFSDVMTSEAILIGNKNVDRPDLIEELIARIQSVLRAKETKYVVLNVSRDNLAQVLALLPGVKSPSVVPLAEADWVAVHTVIPERDFWDKISKLKQAGAQGIVVMPIEKIIA, from the coding sequence GTGAAAACACTTAAAATAGCGATCCAGAAATCGGGGCGCCTTAATGAAAAATCTGTTGAGTTACTAAAAAACTGCGGATTAAACTTCGAGAACTACAAAAGCTCCCTTATTTCGCCGGTATCAAATTTCCCTCTGGAAATTCTTTTTCTTCGCGACGATGATATTCCCGAGTATGTTCAGGATGGCATTGCCGACCTGGGCATCGTAGGCGAAAACATGATTGAGGAAACCGAAGTTGATGTAAATTACCTGCAACGCCTGGGCTTTGGCAAATGCACCCTAAAAATTGCCATCCCCAATAGCAGCGATATTCAGCAACTGTCGGATTTTAATGGTAAATCCATTGCTACATCCTACCCTGCCATCCTTAAAAAATACCTGGCTAAAAACGATATCAAAGCCGATGTGCGCATGATATCCGGCTCCGTAGAAATTTCTCCCGGCCTGGGTTTAAGCGATGCCATTTTTGATATTGTATCAACCGGCGGAACCTTAAAGAGCAACGGGTTAAAACCGTTTAGCGATGTCATGACGTCCGAAGCTATCCTGATTGGCAATAAAAATGTTGACAGGCCAGACTTGATTGAAGAACTGATTGCCCGTATACAATCAGTATTGCGCGCCAAAGAAACCAAGTATGTAGTACTAAACGTTAGTCGCGATAATTTAGCCCAGGTATTGGCCCTGCTTCCGGGAGTGAAAAGCCCGTCGGTAGTACCATTGGCCGAAGCTGACTGGGTGGCCGTTCATACCGTTATCCCCGAACGCGACTTTTGGGATAAAATAAGCAAGCTAAAACAAGCAGGTGCACAAGGCATAGTGGTTATGCCAATTGAAAAGATAATTGCTTAA
- a CDS encoding MerR family transcriptional regulator — translation MPYKERDISKLYYTMGEVSAMFDVNQSLLRFYEKEFDILQPKKNKKGNRYFTPEDIANLKIIFNLINEKGYTLQGAKDYLRENLGVTKDNQAVINSLETLKQFLLEVRDQM, via the coding sequence ATGCCTTACAAAGAACGCGACATTAGCAAGCTGTACTATACTATGGGCGAAGTTTCGGCCATGTTTGATGTAAACCAATCGTTGTTGCGGTTTTACGAAAAGGAATTTGATATTCTGCAACCCAAAAAAAATAAAAAGGGCAACCGCTACTTCACTCCCGAAGATATTGCGAACCTCAAAATTATTTTTAACCTCATTAACGAAAAAGGCTATACCCTGCAAGGTGCAAAAGATTACCTGCGCGAAAACTTAGGTGTAACCAAAGATAACCAGGCTGTTATCAATTCGTTAGAAACTTTAAAGCAGTTTTTGCTGGAGGTGCGGGATCAGATGTAG